The following proteins are co-located in the Bathymodiolus thermophilus thioautotrophic gill symbiont genome:
- the htpG gene encoding molecular chaperone HtpG gives MADKQTHSFQTEVSQLLDLMIHSLYSNKEIFLRELVSNASDAIDKLKFETLADDSLVEGKENLAVYIEVDKDKKTITISDNGIGMTESEVNKNIGTIANSGTKKFLKGLDEKQAQDSNLIGQFGVGFYSAFIVADKVTLTTRKAGSKNKKGTQWTSNGKGKYSTEKVDCPEFGTSVTLHIKEDEAEFLDEHRLRGIISKYSDHITVPIMMIKPSEDSKEIEYEAVNKANAFWTQDKAGLKQEDYDEFYKSLTFDFEAPLTQLHNRVEGKLDYTSLLYIPSKAPFDMWEPKRKGGIKLYAKRVFIMEDNESLMPLYLRFVKGVIDTADLSLNVSREILQGNKVVDTIRKASVSRILKELEKMAKNQPEKYATFWKEFGMVMKEGVVEDFSNKDKIAKLLRFATNKSDDATQTATLECYVKSMQKDQKAIYYLTAETYESAKGSPHLEVFNKKDIEVLLLSDRVDEWMVSNFGEFEGVPFKSIAKGDLEDLDSKEDKEEKEKVSKDYEQVIEKLNKILEPQVKEVKISSRLSESPSCLVADENEMGGNMERIMKSLGQDIPDTKPILEINPTHPLVEKLKTKIDEDLAKVLFDQAVLSEGGQLKDPAEFVKRMNKLIN, from the coding sequence ATGGCAGATAAACAAACACATTCGTTTCAAACAGAAGTTTCACAATTATTAGATTTAATGATTCACTCTTTGTATTCCAATAAAGAGATTTTCTTAAGAGAGTTAGTGTCAAATGCCTCCGATGCAATTGATAAACTTAAATTTGAGACACTTGCAGATGACTCTTTGGTTGAAGGCAAAGAAAATTTAGCCGTCTATATTGAAGTTGATAAGGACAAAAAAACCATCACCATTAGCGACAATGGCATTGGTATGACAGAATCCGAAGTAAACAAAAACATCGGCACTATTGCCAATTCTGGCACTAAAAAATTCCTCAAAGGCTTAGATGAAAAACAAGCACAAGACTCCAATCTTATTGGCCAATTTGGTGTCGGCTTTTACTCCGCCTTTATCGTGGCTGACAAAGTCACATTAACCACTAGAAAAGCAGGCTCTAAAAACAAAAAAGGCACACAATGGACATCAAATGGCAAGGGTAAATACTCTACTGAAAAAGTTGATTGCCCCGAATTTGGCACCTCTGTCACTCTGCATATCAAAGAAGATGAAGCCGAGTTTTTAGATGAACATCGCCTACGCGGCATTATCAGTAAATATTCTGACCATATTACTGTGCCTATTATGATGATTAAACCCTCAGAAGACAGCAAAGAAATCGAATATGAAGCGGTTAATAAGGCCAATGCTTTTTGGACACAAGACAAAGCGGGGCTTAAGCAAGAAGATTACGACGAATTTTATAAGTCACTCACTTTTGATTTTGAAGCGCCCCTCACGCAATTACACAATCGTGTTGAAGGCAAATTGGACTACACTTCCCTGCTTTATATTCCGTCAAAAGCGCCCTTTGATATGTGGGAACCTAAGCGTAAAGGCGGCATTAAACTATACGCCAAGCGTGTCTTTATTATGGAAGACAACGAATCTTTGATGCCACTTTATCTGCGTTTTGTCAAAGGTGTGATTGATACCGCTGACTTATCGCTAAATGTCTCAAGGGAGATTTTGCAAGGCAATAAAGTGGTTGACACTATTCGTAAAGCCTCAGTGAGTCGCATTTTAAAAGAATTGGAAAAAATGGCAAAAAACCAGCCAGAAAAATACGCCACTTTTTGGAAAGAATTTGGCATGGTAATGAAAGAAGGTGTGGTTGAAGATTTTTCTAACAAAGATAAAATCGCCAAACTACTGCGTTTTGCCACCAATAAAAGTGACGATGCCACGCAAACAGCCACCCTTGAATGCTATGTTAAGAGCATGCAAAAAGACCAAAAAGCCATTTATTACCTCACCGCTGAAACTTATGAAAGCGCCAAAGGTTCGCCACACCTAGAAGTATTCAATAAAAAGGACATTGAAGTCCTACTACTTTCCGATCGTGTTGATGAATGGATGGTGAGTAATTTTGGAGAATTTGAAGGTGTGCCGTTTAAGTCAATTGCCAAAGGTGATTTAGAAGATTTAGACTCTAAAGAAGACAAAGAAGAAAAAGAAAAAGTGTCTAAAGACTACGAGCAAGTCATCGAAAAACTCAACAAAATCCTTGAACCACAAGTCAAAGAAGTAAAAATCTCCAGTCGCCTTAGCGAATCCCCTTCTTGCCTAGTGGCTGATGAAAACGAGATGGGGGGCAACATGGAACGCATCATGAAATCCCTAGGTCAAGATATCCCAGACACTAAACCCATTCTTGAAATCAATCCAACACACCCATTGGTAGAAAAACTCAAAACCAAAATTGATGAAGATTTGGCCAAGGTTTTATTTGACCAAGCCGTCCTCAGTGAAGGTGGGCAACTAAAAGACCCTGCTGAGTTTGTCAAACGCATGAACAAATTGATAAACTAA
- a CDS encoding IS5 family transposase, with translation MLTESLPISTQNNLFHSELFNQLDIKDPLITLSHAIDWQVFNDAFTKHYCLNNGRPSKPIRLMVGLLILKQLENLSDEAVVMQFKRNPYYQYFCGHSAYIADVPCNATELVHFRKRIGVKGFNLIFKMSVELHGKKAQESTVLIDTTVQEKNITYPTDAKLAIKIINRLNKLAKQHGIKQRRTYVKEVKNCRLSIRHFRHVKKRAKAKKALKRLRTIANKLIRELQRKLPTHSLFEIYQKDFLFYQKVLAQQPGDKNKIYALHEPDVYVIAKGKDHKKYEYGNKVSIVSTKDSNIIVGVASHKTNIHDSKTLDTAIAHANANRIKPIQKAVCDRGYVGAKEVLGAEIILPKKPLKRDSRYQRDKKRKLCKRRAAIEPIIGHLKADFRLSRNLLKGQVGDEINVLMAAIAWNLKKWLIATVIFLSLQKIGLFFVKRARILCVIV, from the coding sequence ATGCTAACCGAATCCTTACCAATATCCACCCAAAACAATTTATTCCATTCAGAGCTTTTTAATCAATTAGACATCAAAGACCCACTCATTACACTATCTCACGCCATAGACTGGCAAGTTTTCAATGATGCCTTCACCAAGCACTATTGCCTTAACAATGGCAGACCCTCAAAACCCATTCGCCTAATGGTAGGCTTGCTTATCCTCAAACAGTTAGAGAATCTATCAGATGAAGCCGTTGTTATGCAGTTTAAAAGAAACCCGTATTACCAATACTTTTGTGGTCACAGTGCTTATATTGCTGATGTACCTTGTAACGCCACTGAGTTAGTGCATTTCAGAAAACGCATTGGCGTTAAAGGTTTTAATCTTATCTTTAAAATGAGCGTTGAGTTACACGGTAAAAAAGCACAAGAGTCAACTGTGTTAATTGACACCACCGTTCAAGAGAAAAACATCACTTATCCTACTGACGCCAAACTGGCAATTAAGATAATTAATCGCTTAAACAAACTGGCAAAACAACACGGCATCAAACAGCGAAGAACTTATGTCAAAGAAGTTAAAAACTGTCGCCTTAGCATTCGCCACTTTCGCCATGTCAAAAAGCGTGCCAAAGCCAAAAAAGCCCTTAAAAGACTCAGAACCATTGCCAACAAGCTTATCCGTGAACTACAACGCAAACTTCCAACTCATTCTTTGTTTGAAATCTATCAAAAAGACTTCTTGTTCTACCAAAAAGTGCTCGCTCAACAACCTGGAGACAAAAACAAAATTTACGCCCTACATGAGCCCGATGTTTATGTTATTGCCAAAGGCAAAGACCATAAGAAATATGAATATGGCAACAAAGTTTCAATCGTCTCTACCAAAGACAGTAACATTATCGTTGGCGTGGCAAGTCATAAAACAAACATTCATGATTCAAAAACACTAGATACAGCCATTGCTCACGCTAACGCCAATCGTATCAAGCCCATTCAGAAGGCAGTATGTGATAGAGGGTATGTGGGTGCAAAAGAAGTACTAGGGGCTGAAATCATCTTACCTAAAAAGCCCCTGAAACGAGACAGCCGTTACCAACGAGATAAAAAGCGTAAGTTGTGTAAAAGACGAGCAGCAATAGAACCTATCATTGGACATCTTAAAGCAGATTTTAGATTGTCTAGGAATTTACTCAAAGGGCAAGTTGGTGATGAGATTAATGTTTTAATGGCTGCTATAGCGTGGAATTTGAAAAAGTGGCTGATTGCCACTGTTATTTTTTTGTCTTTGCAAAAAATTGGTTTGTTTTTTGTGAAAAGGGCGAGGATTTTGTGTGTTATTGTTTGA
- a CDS encoding SEL1-like repeat protein: protein MKKILLLVLLSIGLNTGILANDIDDYKKACSLNSDTDCFRLGDMYKNGVSVKQNDFKAVKFYQKACDLDSGRGCFNLGVMHKNGTGVRQSNLKAVKYYQKACDLKNGSSCFSLGATYLNGTGVKVNNLEAVKYYQKACGLNVGNGCFKLGVIYKEGTGVRKNNRKTVRFYQKACSLNVGDGCLNLATMYKDGVGIKKNSSKAVGFYQKACGLDNGNGCFNLGTMYKDGAGIKQSSLKAVKFYQKACNLDSGNGCYNLGSMYEDGTGVKQSKSKMIKYYQKACNLDNGNGCFSLGVIYKNDSNGKQSDFKAAKYYQQACSLGNSSGCLNLGVMHENGTGAKKSNFKAAEYYQKACDLNAGDGCFNLGVMYKDGTGVKQSNLKVVEYWHKACDLKNGIGCSNLGVMFKNGSGVKQSNLKAMEYYQKSCDLDNGLGCFNLGVIQAYSKDVKKNSFRIVESYQKACKLNASQGCFNLGVMYKEGESGVRQSDSKAVEFYQKACDLDSGLGCSNLGAMYKDGTGAEQSNTKAVKYYQKACGLNTGLGCSNLGTMYKDGTGVKKSTSKAVGYYQKACGLNTGLGCVNLGLMYKNGTGVKKSNSKAVKYYRAACSLNDGNGCTNLGIMYGSGAGIGQSNFKAVEYWQRACDLNAVNGCNILGFAYENGKNVKQSRSQSLKYYGKSCDLKSQLGCRKYAELNQ, encoded by the coding sequence ATGAAAAAAATACTGTTATTAGTGCTTTTAAGCATTGGATTGAATACTGGCATACTTGCCAATGATATTGATGATTATAAGAAAGCGTGTAGCTTAAATAGTGACACTGATTGTTTTCGTCTTGGAGATATGTACAAGAACGGTGTGAGCGTTAAGCAGAATGATTTTAAGGCAGTGAAATTTTATCAAAAGGCGTGTGACTTAGATAGTGGTCGCGGTTGTTTTAATCTTGGAGTTATGCACAAGAATGGTACAGGCGTCAGGCAAAGTAACCTTAAAGCAGTGAAATATTATCAAAAAGCATGTGACTTAAAGAATGGCTCTAGTTGCTTTAGTCTTGGAGCCACATATCTAAATGGCACAGGCGTTAAGGTCAACAACCTTGAAGCGGTGAAATATTATCAAAAAGCATGTGGTTTAAATGTTGGTAACGGTTGCTTTAAACTTGGTGTTATATACAAGGAAGGCACAGGCGTTAGAAAAAATAACCGCAAAACAGTAAGATTTTATCAAAAGGCATGTAGCCTGAATGTTGGTGACGGTTGTCTCAATCTTGCTACTATGTATAAAGATGGCGTGGGCATTAAGAAAAATAGTTCTAAGGCAGTAGGATTTTATCAAAAGGCATGTGGTTTAGACAATGGTAACGGTTGCTTTAATCTTGGTACCATGTATAAGGATGGCGCAGGCATTAAGCAAAGTAGCCTTAAAGCAGTAAAATTTTATCAAAAGGCGTGTAATTTAGACAGTGGTAACGGTTGTTATAATCTTGGCTCTATGTATGAAGACGGCACAGGTGTTAAGCAAAGCAAATCTAAGATGATAAAATACTATCAAAAGGCGTGTAACTTAGACAATGGTAACGGTTGTTTTAGTCTCGGCGTTATATATAAGAATGACTCAAATGGCAAGCAAAGTGATTTTAAAGCAGCAAAATATTATCAGCAAGCGTGTAGTTTGGGCAATAGTAGTGGTTGTTTGAATCTTGGTGTTATGCACGAGAATGGTACAGGCGCTAAGAAAAGTAATTTTAAAGCGGCGGAATACTATCAAAAGGCATGTGATTTAAATGCTGGCGACGGTTGTTTCAACCTTGGTGTTATGTATAAAGATGGCACAGGTGTTAAGCAAAGCAACTTAAAGGTAGTAGAATACTGGCACAAGGCGTGTGACTTAAAGAATGGTATCGGCTGTTCTAATCTCGGCGTCATGTTTAAAAATGGCTCAGGCGTTAAGCAAAGTAACCTTAAAGCAATGGAGTACTACCAAAAGTCATGCGATTTAGACAATGGTCTCGGTTGCTTTAACCTTGGTGTTATACAAGCTTATAGCAAAGATGTTAAGAAAAATAGTTTTAGAATAGTAGAAAGTTATCAAAAAGCATGTAAATTAAATGCCAGTCAAGGTTGCTTTAACCTTGGTGTTATGTATAAAGAGGGTGAAAGCGGTGTTAGACAAAGCGACTCTAAAGCAGTAGAATTTTATCAAAAAGCATGTGATTTGGACAGTGGCCTTGGTTGTTCCAATCTTGGTGCCATGTATAAGGATGGTACGGGTGCTGAGCAAAGCAACACTAAAGCAGTTAAATACTATCAAAAAGCATGTGGTCTAAACACTGGTCTTGGTTGCTCTAACCTTGGCACTATGTATAAAGACGGCACAGGTGTTAAGAAAAGCACTTCTAAGGCGGTAGGATACTATCAAAAGGCATGTGGCTTAAATACTGGCCTTGGTTGCGTTAATCTTGGGCTAATGTATAAGAATGGCACAGGTGTTAAGAAAAGCAATTCTAAAGCGGTAAAATACTATCGAGCAGCGTGTAGTTTGAATGATGGCAACGGTTGTACAAATCTTGGAATTATGTATGGCAGCGGCGCAGGCATTGGGCAAAGTAATTTTAAAGCGGTAGAATATTGGCAAAGAGCGTGTGATTTGAACGCTGTCAATGGTTGCAACATCCTTGGGTTCGCGTATGAAAACGGTAAAAATGTTAAACAAAGCCGTTCTCAATCTTTAAAATATTATGGAAAATCTTGCGATTTAAAATCACAATTAGGTTGCAGAAAATACGCTGAATTGAATCAATAA